acatttttaatgctttagTAAATGTGGTGGTGGGAACATGCCCGGAGTGGTTACattacagcctgttttgctgctgccgtCTACAGCGCTCTCACTTAatactgaaactttttttttctttttttaaaccctttctatttttacataatCCCTATTCGCACAGGACTGATATTACCTGGGGGGGCCTCATGTGATGCAGAaatccaaaacagaaaaacaaaatatgacccCAAATGCCTgagattttctattttcactAGACTAATATTATCACAGTCTATATGTTTGGCAAAATATAGGAGGATAATTTGCGGTggaattttaaccttttttactAGATAACTATTTGACAGATTCGCATGGGATGGAGATCAAAGGAAGACCCCcatgataattacaaattacCAGATATCCCCAGGTAATACTTGATCTGTGTGAAACAGGgctttagacacaaaaacatgagaaaatagggtCCGGGTTATGAAATACCAAACTTAGCCTTTAACTCTTGATACATATTCCATCCATAGTTTAGCTTCACTGTGTCAAGAGTTCAATCACAAGAAAGATTCCCAAAGTGTCTTTCGGATCTTTGTCTCCTCTTAGAAAGGGGCAGGCTATCACCTGGACCTGTTCTGGGTGGCCATCCTGATGATCATCTGCTCTTTCATGGGCCTGCCGTGGTACGTGGCTGCCACTGTCATCTCCATCGCCCACATCGACTCTCTGAAAATGGAGACTCAGACGTCGGCCCCTGGGGAGCAGCCCAAATTCCTGGGCGTCAGGTAAAGGGACACAGCTGCAAGACACAATGGCGACATTTAAGAATTAAATTGTTTCTTACCTATCGGTCCCGAGCAAATGTTTCTACTCCTCTCTCTATTTCCCAGAGTGTTGTTGGCTTTTGACAGTGCCACGTAGTTAATTACACTGATTTTGGATTCCCAGGTGAAAATTAATCTCTTAGCAGGTGGCTAGGAGGGAGGGTTTTTATAACAATGGGCTGTAATGCTGTGTGTAAACTCCCTCCAAAAAGTTTATATGCACAGGAAAAGACAATattgcacacacattttcccttataaatctgaaaatgtattgAATTGTCATTATAGAAACATTGCATGAACTGTTTTTCAGATCCACTGATGTATTTGCTCTTGAgagttaatgttttaattttgtgttttcttccacTAATCCAGGGAGCAAAGAGTTACCGGTATCTTCGTGTTCCTCCTGACGGGACTCTCTGTCTTCATGGCCCCTATCCTCAAGGTGCTGCAGCGCTCCAACTTCTTAATTCTTCCATGGAAATATGGATTACT
The Plectropomus leopardus isolate mb unplaced genomic scaffold, YSFRI_Pleo_2.0 unplaced_scaffold26523, whole genome shotgun sequence DNA segment above includes these coding regions:
- the LOC121966978 gene encoding electrogenic sodium bicarbonate cotransporter 1-like, with product KEHKLKKGAGYHLDLFWVAILMIICSFMGLPWYVAATVISIAHIDSLKMETQTSAPGEQPKFLGVREQRVTGIFVFLLTGLSVFMAPILKVLQRSNFLILPWKYGLLSASFRTNSCHPS